One window of the Helicobacter sp. 11S03491-1 genome contains the following:
- a CDS encoding ABC transporter substrate-binding protein, with protein MRFGLVFLMLFFGIEVLANEINRIVVVGGMWPLPSVITLVDNGAKKLVYIPKASINAIRESVLATFYPDILKVPYGNTQNIEEILNLKPDIVFCHASNVKLCDTIKSSGIPTIALSVNIGDYNYLLTLQDWLEKIGKVLSKEEMTNKLIKHNQEIESQIKSALKACKQIPKAMILHQYHHNEIIVDGLFANYLLKTTGARNVFSSIKANRKVNLEEIYALNPEVIFITNFTQTMPKDLLESKLWQGIDAIKNKRVYKIPLGSYRWFAPSAEFPVFLMWLAKKNHPKIFANIDIQEQLKKHFKEFYGLKLDDAGVQKILHPSPKAGILY; from the coding sequence ATGAGGTTTGGGCTAGTTTTTTTAATGCTATTTTTTGGTATTGAAGTTTTGGCAAATGAGATCAATAGAATTGTTGTGGTAGGGGGAATGTGGCCATTGCCTTCAGTGATTACTTTGGTTGATAATGGAGCTAAAAAACTTGTTTATATTCCAAAAGCAAGTATCAATGCAATTAGAGAATCTGTTTTGGCTACATTTTATCCTGATATTCTAAAAGTTCCTTATGGAAATACCCAAAATATTGAAGAAATTTTAAATTTGAAACCGGATATTGTTTTTTGTCATGCTTCTAATGTCAAACTTTGTGATACTATTAAAAGTAGCGGGATACCTACCATCGCGCTTTCAGTAAATATAGGGGATTATAATTATTTATTGACACTACAAGATTGGCTTGAAAAGATTGGCAAAGTTTTATCCAAAGAAGAGATGACAAATAAGCTTATCAAACATAATCAAGAAATAGAGTCTCAAATAAAATCTGCCCTCAAGGCATGCAAACAAATTCCAAAAGCAATGATTTTGCACCAATATCATCATAATGAAATTATAGTCGATGGCTTGTTTGCAAATTATTTGCTCAAAACTACAGGGGCACGTAATGTTTTTTCTTCTATTAAGGCTAATAGAAAGGTTAATTTGGAAGAGATTTATGCCCTTAATCCTGAGGTTATTTTTATTACTAACTTTACACAAACAATGCCTAAGGATCTCCTTGAATCTAAACTATGGCAGGGGATTGATGCCATTAAAAATAAACGTGTGTATAAAATTCCTTTGGGATCTTATCGTTGGTTTGCTCCATCGGCAGAATTTCCCGTATTTCTAATGTGGTTAGCTAAAAAGAATCATCCTAAAATTTTTGCCAACATAGATATTCAGGAACAACTTAAAAAGCATTTCAAAGAATTTTATGGTCTAAAATTAGATGATGCAGGGGTCCAAAAAATCTTGCATCCTAGTCCAAAAGCAGGGATATTATATTGA
- the ruvA gene encoding Holliday junction branch migration protein RuvA, which yields MITGMIGNIYKLEPTLVEFEVNSIIYKIHISTNTSYMLHANKDKKITLLISEIIREDAHLLFGFVEDMEKATFERLIKINGVGPKVALAILSTYTSATFGKIIQDKDINALQRVPGIGAKGAGKIMVDLAGFFSELMQTQNLPKNEGIRNEAFMALQSLGFKSGDISKVLKSIHSSSTQDIIKEALKLLK from the coding sequence ATGATAACAGGGATGATAGGTAACATTTATAAGCTTGAACCTACCTTGGTGGAGTTTGAAGTCAATAGCATTATTTATAAAATTCACATTTCTACAAACACAAGCTACATGCTTCATGCCAACAAAGACAAAAAAATCACTCTTCTTATTAGTGAAATTATTCGTGAAGATGCCCATCTTTTATTTGGCTTTGTTGAGGACATGGAAAAAGCTACTTTTGAACGCCTTATCAAAATCAATGGCGTAGGTCCCAAAGTCGCCCTTGCTATTCTCTCTACCTACACCTCTGCAACTTTTGGAAAAATCATTCAAGATAAAGACATTAATGCACTCCAAAGAGTCCCCGGCATTGGAGCCAAAGGCGCCGGCAAAATCATGGTTGATTTGGCAGGATTTTTTTCTGAACTTATGCAAACACAAAATCTCCCTAAAAATGAAGGTATTCGCAATGAAGCTTTTATGGCGCTTCAAAGTTTAGGATTCAAGAGTGGGGATATTTCAAAAGTACTTAAAAGTATCCACAGCTCTAGCACACAAGATATCATCAAAGAAGCCTTGAAACTATTGAAATAA
- a CDS encoding flagellar assembly protein A, whose product MDALNFVPQVIKNCKDINEQLQEFSQSSKIDIANLCFDVLDIHTFIKSHQKEEYKIITSDEFAQLDKDNFYTKDNFFIQQTYDIRIRPKIKDYGLKLEVTPQADSMYLLFQDQFIIIDDDRFYEEIFGVVDSLMALNKIIFRQQDQQRQNLKLQFQEFLKQGDYPQKILLKTALDFIPYQPSRFEFILKQQWESNGKKAPENAFFGVGVEEVIAEYIKPIKGKSGRNLRGEYIRMDAIRPDQISPITHNKNYVSKEETPEKFIFKSLITGYVKILNDIITFNTDYEFDTMKTINSPTFLGGLESDITLTIKSDNELIDAVGSNMIIEASTINIIGSIGENVALRAKNISIEGQTHQSSIIHAQKAKITTHKGQFYGDFIEVKNFDSGFIQTDEADIGIASGSTIYAKKLKIKNLKSNNKINFYQECFIAEIQGGENKITISATSHEKTKDTMDFIDKKISLLKTKMHSMIKEYQLLMSRAKKNKPTVDKIKTADKQTQKAMLMDDDIKRTYQDFILNVKKLKLIKQELIKFQNNIKELNHNLIQIQDETLQAKITTQSEWKFENEIVYHRDYPKPGDEVLILQDGENVDISIDEQTKKILKQF is encoded by the coding sequence ATGGACGCCCTAAATTTTGTCCCGCAAGTAATCAAAAATTGCAAAGATATTAATGAGCAACTCCAAGAATTTTCTCAATCTTCAAAAATTGATATTGCAAATCTGTGTTTTGATGTGCTTGATATTCATACCTTCATAAAAAGTCATCAAAAAGAAGAATACAAAATTATTACAAGCGATGAGTTTGCTCAATTAGATAAAGACAATTTCTACACTAAGGATAATTTTTTTATCCAACAAACTTATGATATCAGAATTCGTCCCAAGATCAAAGACTATGGATTAAAACTTGAAGTTACCCCTCAAGCAGATAGTATGTATTTATTATTCCAAGATCAATTTATTATTATTGATGATGATCGTTTTTATGAAGAGATTTTTGGCGTAGTGGATTCTTTGATGGCACTAAATAAAATTATTTTCAGGCAACAAGATCAACAACGCCAAAATCTAAAACTCCAATTTCAAGAATTTTTAAAGCAAGGAGATTACCCTCAAAAAATATTGCTCAAAACAGCTCTTGATTTTATCCCCTACCAACCTTCAAGGTTTGAGTTTATCCTCAAACAACAATGGGAAAGCAATGGGAAAAAAGCTCCTGAAAATGCTTTTTTTGGGGTTGGGGTAGAAGAAGTCATTGCAGAATATATCAAACCTATCAAAGGAAAAAGCGGGAGAAATCTCAGGGGAGAATATATCAGAATGGATGCTATTCGCCCGGATCAAATCTCCCCTATCACGCATAATAAAAACTATGTCAGCAAAGAAGAGACTCCTGAGAAATTTATATTTAAATCCCTCATAACAGGCTATGTAAAAATTCTTAACGATATCATTACTTTCAATACAGATTATGAGTTTGACACAATGAAGACGATTAATTCCCCAACTTTTTTAGGGGGGCTTGAGAGTGATATTACCCTTACGATAAAATCTGACAATGAACTCATTGATGCTGTCGGTTCTAACATGATTATTGAAGCCTCAACTATCAACATCATTGGCAGCATTGGTGAAAATGTTGCCTTGAGGGCAAAAAATATTTCTATTGAAGGACAAACTCACCAAAGCAGCATTATCCATGCCCAAAAAGCCAAAATCACAACTCATAAAGGGCAATTTTATGGCGATTTTATTGAAGTAAAAAATTTTGATTCCGGTTTTATACAAACAGATGAAGCTGATATTGGTATTGCTAGCGGAAGCACTATATATGCCAAAAAATTAAAAATTAAAAACTTAAAATCAAATAACAAAATTAATTTTTATCAAGAATGCTTTATCGCAGAAATCCAAGGAGGAGAAAATAAAATCACCATTTCTGCAACCTCTCATGAAAAGACAAAAGATACAATGGATTTTATTGATAAAAAAATCTCTCTTTTGAAAACAAAAATGCATTCAATGATTAAAGAATACCAACTCCTGATGTCAAGAGCTAAAAAAAACAAACCCACTGTTGATAAGATAAAAACAGCAGACAAACAAACGCAAAAAGCCATGCTTATGGACGATGACATTAAGAGAACTTACCAAGATTTTATCCTCAATGTAAAAAAACTCAAACTTATCAAACAAGAATTGATAAAGTTTCAAAACAATATCAAAGAGTTAAATCACAACTTAATTCAAATACAAGATGAAACCCTTCAAGCAAAAATTACCACTCAAAGTGAGTGGAAATTTGAAAATGAAATAGTTTATCATCGAGATTATCCTAAACCCGGTGATGAAGTTTTGATACTTCAAGATGGCGAAAATGTCGATATTTCTATTGATGAGCAAACCAAAAAAATCCTAAAACAATTCTAA
- the murJ gene encoding murein biosynthesis integral membrane protein MurJ — MLKKAFFTNSSGIMFSRIFGFLRDLYMAHILGAGLYSDIFFVAFKFPNLFRRVFGEGAFTQSFLPGFISGSKKGIFGVSVFVIFVLILLGLSLLVWLFSGIITKLLAFGFDENTIILAEPIVVINFWYLELVFIVTFLSTLLQYKNSFWVGAYNTALLNICMIGSLYLARDSDLIEVVYMLSYGVLLGGVAQILIHFYPLYRLGFFKLFEVGIKQIWKVFFSSSPNAKHLLLCAKNDLKGFFKQFFPAILGSSTAQIASFIDTMLASFLVSGSISYLYYANRIFQLPLAIFAIAVSTALFPTIAKAIKNSKEQKALDLMKKSFWFLFIMLWICTIGGLMLKNEIIWLLFEGGEFSRKDTLISANVFGMYMIGLLPFGVARIFSLWLYSHKMQGKAAKISAISLSFGVVCSLILMRYFGAIGLALAGSLSGAMLFILSIKAFGIKRFWDIMAYPKGWLGLILIGIIEVGVLSVFLHFFHIN; from the coding sequence TTGTTAAAAAAAGCTTTTTTTACCAATAGTAGTGGGATTATGTTTTCAAGAATCTTTGGATTTTTGAGGGATTTATATATGGCACATATATTGGGAGCAGGGCTTTATAGCGATATTTTTTTTGTAGCATTTAAATTTCCCAATCTCTTTAGGCGGGTATTTGGAGAAGGAGCTTTTACACAAAGTTTTTTGCCCGGTTTTATATCCGGGAGCAAAAAAGGTATTTTTGGAGTGAGTGTATTTGTAATTTTTGTTTTGATTTTGCTGGGATTGAGTCTTTTAGTTTGGCTATTTTCCGGGATAATTACCAAGCTTTTGGCTTTTGGTTTTGATGAAAATACCATTATTTTGGCAGAACCTATTGTTGTGATTAATTTTTGGTATCTTGAACTTGTTTTTATAGTTACATTTTTAAGCACACTTTTACAATACAAAAATAGCTTTTGGGTAGGGGCTTACAATACAGCACTGCTTAATATTTGTATGATTGGATCTTTGTATTTAGCAAGAGATTCTGATTTGATAGAAGTCGTGTATATGTTGAGTTATGGGGTTTTGCTTGGAGGGGTGGCACAGATTTTAATACATTTTTATCCACTATATCGTCTGGGTTTTTTTAAGCTTTTTGAAGTAGGTATTAAGCAGATTTGGAAAGTATTTTTTTCATCATCACCAAATGCAAAACATTTACTTTTATGTGCAAAAAATGACTTGAAGGGATTTTTTAAGCAATTTTTTCCTGCAATTCTTGGGAGTTCAACAGCTCAAATTGCTTCATTTATTGATACGATGCTTGCTTCATTTTTGGTAAGCGGGAGTATTTCTTATCTTTATTATGCTAATCGCATTTTTCAACTCCCTTTGGCTATTTTTGCCATTGCCGTCTCTACGGCACTTTTTCCAACTATAGCCAAAGCGATTAAGAACTCTAAAGAACAAAAAGCCCTTGATTTGATGAAAAAATCTTTTTGGTTTTTATTTATCATGCTTTGGATATGCACTATTGGGGGGTTAATGCTTAAAAATGAAATTATTTGGCTGTTATTTGAAGGTGGAGAATTTAGCAGAAAAGATACTTTGATTTCTGCAAATGTGTTTGGAATGTATATGATAGGGTTGTTGCCTTTTGGGGTAGCAAGGATTTTTTCTTTGTGGCTTTATTCTCATAAAATGCAAGGAAAAGCAGCCAAAATATCTGCTATTTCACTTAGCTTTGGCGTGGTGTGTTCTTTGATATTGATGAGGTATTTTGGAGCCATAGGACTTGCATTGGCCGGGAGTTTGAGTGGGGCGATGCTTTTTATATTGAGTATCAAGGCATTTGGTATTAAGAGGTTTTGGGATATAATGGCATATCCAAAAGGCTGGTTAGGGTTGATTTTGATAGGGATTATTGAAGTGGGGGTGTTATCTGTATTTTTGCATTTTTTTCATATTAACTAA
- the cysS gene encoding cysteine--tRNA ligase, with protein sequence MKIYDTRQKQKLDFTPIMPHEVRIYVCGPTVYDDAHLGHARSSIVFDLLVRTLESNGYSVIFVKNFTDIDDKIIKKALDTHTDIVELSAHYIQSYLKDMDALGVRRPAREPKATESLHSIAKIIGVLLDKKVAYQAPNGDVYLDVSQDKLYGSISHRGSEEDENLSRVGENEEKKHKRDFVLWKAYKGSGDIGYESPLGRGRPGWHIECSAMIDHNLAYKDKPYQIDIHGGGGDLAFPHHENEACQTRCAFGVEIAKYWMHNGFVNVNGEKMSKSLGNSFFIKDALKFYDGEVLRNYLLGTHYRAVLNFNEEDLLVSKKRLDKLYRLKKRAIGETPCANKDFENSLLESMNDDLNISKALSVVEEMINVSNEMMDKNPKDKPLKAKILGNIDFVFNLLGIGGRDPLEYFQLGVAQEQKSYIQSQLQKRQLAKKNKDFVTADKIREELAQIGILIMDTPEGSVWEKVPT encoded by the coding sequence ATGAAGATTTATGATACCAGACAAAAACAAAAACTTGATTTTACTCCTATCATGCCTCATGAAGTTAGGATTTATGTATGTGGTCCTACAGTTTATGATGATGCGCATTTAGGGCATGCAAGGAGTTCTATAGTTTTTGATTTGCTTGTGCGCACATTGGAATCAAATGGGTATAGTGTGATTTTTGTAAAAAACTTTACAGATATTGATGATAAGATTATTAAAAAAGCTCTGGATACTCATACGGATATTGTAGAATTAAGCGCACATTATATTCAATCTTATTTAAAAGATATGGATGCTTTGGGTGTAAGAAGACCCGCTAGAGAGCCCAAAGCCACAGAAAGTCTCCACTCAATCGCTAAAATCATTGGTGTGCTTTTGGATAAAAAAGTGGCTTATCAAGCCCCTAATGGAGATGTTTATTTGGATGTAAGTCAAGATAAACTCTATGGAAGCATTAGCCATAGGGGGAGTGAGGAGGATGAAAATCTAAGCCGTGTGGGAGAAAATGAAGAAAAAAAACATAAAAGAGACTTTGTTTTGTGGAAGGCTTATAAAGGGAGCGGAGATATTGGTTATGAAAGCCCTTTGGGTAGGGGTCGACCGGGGTGGCATATTGAATGTTCGGCTATGATTGATCATAACCTTGCTTATAAAGATAAGCCTTATCAGATTGATATTCATGGCGGGGGTGGAGATTTGGCTTTTCCTCATCACGAAAATGAAGCTTGCCAAACGCGTTGTGCATTTGGAGTGGAGATTGCCAAATATTGGATGCATAATGGATTTGTGAATGTCAATGGAGAAAAAATGAGCAAAAGCTTAGGCAATAGTTTTTTTATCAAAGATGCCCTCAAATTTTATGATGGTGAGGTTTTGAGAAATTATTTATTGGGGACACATTATCGGGCAGTTTTGAATTTCAATGAAGAAGATTTATTAGTCAGCAAAAAAAGGCTTGATAAACTCTATCGCTTGAAAAAAAGAGCCATAGGGGAAACTCCATGCGCGAACAAAGATTTTGAAAACTCACTTTTAGAATCTATGAATGATGATTTGAATATTTCTAAGGCTTTGAGTGTTGTTGAAGAAATGATCAATGTTTCAAATGAAATGATGGATAAAAATCCTAAAGATAAACCGCTAAAAGCAAAAATATTAGGAAATATTGATTTTGTTTTCAATCTTTTGGGAATAGGGGGGAGAGACCCTCTTGAGTATTTTCAGCTTGGAGTAGCCCAAGAGCAAAAATCTTATATCCAATCTCAATTGCAAAAACGCCAACTCGCCAAAAAAAATAAAGACTTTGTAACAGCTGATAAAATCCGAGAGGAACTAGCCCAAATAGGGATACTCATCATGGATACTCCGGAAGGGAGCGTATGGGAAAAAGTCCCTACTTGA
- a CDS encoding phosphatidylglycerophosphatase A: MREIFLTLFYSGKSPIAPGTMGSILALIIGLPLVYFSNQTIFLLAILVGVFAIKQIDVYEQNGGAHDDKSIVIDELVGMWLAMGMSGFSIIGILGAFLFFRFYDISKPSMIGKIDKKVKGGLGVVGDDALAGLLAGISTLIIIKILAYFHINPNFNLFS; the protein is encoded by the coding sequence ATGAGAGAAATATTTCTAACACTCTTTTATAGTGGCAAATCCCCCATAGCTCCCGGGACAATGGGGAGTATTCTTGCACTGATTATTGGATTGCCTTTAGTTTATTTTTCAAATCAAACGATATTTTTACTTGCCATTTTAGTGGGGGTTTTTGCCATCAAGCAAATTGATGTTTATGAGCAAAATGGAGGTGCTCATGATGACAAAAGTATTGTTATTGATGAGCTTGTGGGTATGTGGCTTGCAATGGGTATGAGTGGGTTCTCGATTATAGGTATTTTGGGGGCATTTTTATTTTTTAGATTTTATGATATTTCCAAGCCTTCTATGATTGGCAAAATTGACAAAAAGGTCAAAGGCGGGCTTGGAGTGGTCGGCGATGATGCCTTAGCCGGTTTATTAGCAGGGATTAGCACTCTTATTATCATTAAAATATTGGCTTATTTTCACATCAACCCTAATTTTAATCTGTTTTCATGA
- a CDS encoding sulfate adenylyltransferase yields MALQERNKIYIDKEALSALSLVQEGLLYPVTTLMNKTQMEEVNKTGLYKNQTFPCPFLLSPSGRRNQAVLSSIKKGEALNIVTEGRVVGKIIVEEIYKIDKHQRLEKIMGGDLSTQEASSTLQRLGNYAVSGKYVVIFKDIKEAKKRLHEKINLTNAKQITGIMMSAKPFHRAHERMLREELEKCDLLVIFLLKPYKKDFMNYALREKCMQYIANNFLIKDKICIIPLDDTYLFAGQNKMILHAIVAKNYGCTKLIVGENSPNLSVYYTDNKRHSVFDRLQGVDIETTIINEYVYCSLCKTLVSKITCPHGHHHHTNYNSESILELYKLGILPPSILVREQISAMILSGLHPNRFANLKKLYYDIVPSDGILNNKSEEEFYIKLMGLYQNPIQM; encoded by the coding sequence ATGGCATTGCAAGAAAGAAATAAAATCTATATTGATAAAGAGGCACTCTCAGCGCTTTCTTTAGTGCAAGAAGGGCTACTTTATCCTGTAACCACGCTAATGAACAAAACACAAATGGAAGAAGTCAATAAAACCGGGCTTTACAAAAACCAAACATTTCCTTGTCCATTTCTACTTAGCCCTAGTGGCAGAAGGAATCAGGCAGTCTTATCTTCTATCAAAAAAGGAGAGGCACTTAATATCGTAACCGAAGGAAGGGTTGTTGGCAAAATTATTGTAGAGGAAATCTACAAAATTGACAAACACCAAAGATTAGAAAAAATTATGGGCGGGGATCTCTCCACTCAAGAAGCCTCCAGCACCCTTCAAAGACTCGGAAATTATGCTGTTAGTGGAAAATATGTTGTCATTTTTAAAGACATTAAAGAAGCCAAAAAAAGATTGCATGAAAAAATCAATCTCACCAATGCCAAACAAATCACAGGGATTATGATGAGTGCTAAGCCTTTTCATAGGGCACATGAACGCATGCTTCGCGAAGAATTAGAAAAATGCGATTTATTAGTCATTTTTCTACTCAAACCTTATAAAAAAGATTTTATGAACTATGCTTTGAGAGAAAAGTGTATGCAATATATTGCAAATAATTTTCTTATCAAAGATAAAATTTGTATCATTCCTCTTGATGATACTTATTTATTTGCCGGACAAAATAAGATGATTCTCCATGCCATTGTGGCAAAAAATTATGGCTGCACCAAGCTTATTGTCGGAGAAAATAGCCCTAATTTATCTGTTTATTATACAGACAACAAAAGACATTCTGTTTTTGATCGTCTCCAAGGCGTGGATATTGAAACTACAATTATCAATGAATATGTTTATTGTTCGCTTTGCAAAACTCTTGTAAGCAAGATAACCTGTCCCCATGGCCACCATCATCATACCAACTATAATTCAGAATCTATTTTGGAACTCTATAAACTTGGCATCTTGCCTCCATCTATCTTAGTAAGAGAGCAAATTTCTGCCATGATTCTCTCTGGTCTCCACCCCAATCGTTTTGCCAATCTCAAAAAACTTTATTATGATATTGTGCCTTCTGATGGGATTTTGAACAACAAAAGTGAAGAAGAATTTTATATTAAACTTATGGGACTTTACCAAAACCCTATTCAAATGTAA
- a CDS encoding response regulator has product MNILIIENETYLAQSIASKLADIGHDCHITSVMDTNVKNHHDVILLSSSICGDNYEKFIRSNANCIIIMMISYVSDDTVSKPIKAGAKDYILKPFMIDELIRKIEHYRDYKDIITKINFYNSYFNFIEKELNTPTPFQYSPPFVIKSNSQRSADIYAMKYAREKNIRFEFFTLKEEKYKNFLKTNPSKSTVAYITNLEELKKLERKDFLDIAIKYSLIISIVSTDKIVFPQIVDISNIPNSHEIGAEILSIKEYEKVIISKFEGRYPDIELAKKLGMSRKSLWEKRKKYGIARKK; this is encoded by the coding sequence ATGAATATTTTAATTATTGAGAATGAAACTTACTTAGCCCAAAGTATCGCATCAAAATTAGCCGATATTGGACATGATTGCCATATCACTTCTGTAATGGATACTAATGTTAAAAATCATCATGATGTCATACTCCTCTCTTCAAGTATTTGTGGGGATAATTACGAAAAATTTATTCGCAGCAATGCAAATTGCATTATCATTATGATGATTTCTTATGTTAGCGATGATACTGTGAGCAAGCCTATTAAGGCAGGGGCAAAAGATTATATTCTCAAACCTTTTATGATTGATGAACTCATTAGAAAAATTGAACACTACAGGGATTATAAAGACATTATCACTAAGATTAATTTTTATAACTCTTATTTTAATTTTATAGAAAAAGAACTCAACACCCCCACTCCCTTCCAATATAGCCCTCCTTTTGTCATCAAAAGCAATTCACAAAGGAGTGCTGATATTTATGCAATGAAATATGCAAGAGAAAAAAATATTCGTTTTGAATTTTTCACACTCAAAGAAGAAAAATATAAAAATTTTTTGAAAACAAATCCATCAAAATCCACCGTAGCCTACATCACGAATCTTGAAGAACTTAAAAAACTGGAACGCAAAGATTTTCTCGACATCGCCATTAAATATTCGTTGATTATTTCAATCGTTTCAACCGATAAAATTGTATTTCCTCAAATTGTCGATATATCCAATATTCCCAATAGTCATGAAATTGGAGCAGAAATCCTCTCAATCAAAGAATATGAAAAAGTCATCATTTCAAAATTTGAGGGACGCTATCCGGATATTGAACTTGCAAAAAAATTAGGGATGAGTCGAAAAAGTCTATGGGAAAAGAGAAAAAAATATGGCATTGCAAGAAAGAAATAA